The genome window CTCAGCCTCAGCAGGGCCAGACCtcccaaaatcagaaaatccaCTACAATGGTTAAGAGACAGTAGGGAATAATGGCTGTGATGGGTTATAGTCTTTTGCATTCAGCAACTCGGTTTGTGCTCTCTTGTGTGCCCAAATACAACTGCCCTAAATTGCAGAAGATTTGTCGGTTGCGATCAGTGTGGTTATCTCCAGAACCTCTAGTTGATATGTTGTGGGTTTTGGGAATACTGTCAAATAGAGTGGGCAAATGAGCATATGGGGTCTCTGAGCAAACAAGAGCGACACATCCGGTGCTGAGAAAGAAAAGGATAACCCCGATATTACCTGCTTGAAGTTTTGTATTGTTCCGAAGAAAGGTAAGAAAAAGATGGTTAAGTGAAATGAGAGCATTACATGGCATGGTTTTTGGCGAAAGGGTTCCGGCACTGGAAGAGCGGGGCGCGCTGTATATGCGACTGACTGACAGGGAAATGACCCAATTTATTCATATACAGAAGCAGTTCTACAACAAATTTTGTACAGCATGCTCGGGGAAAGTCGCCTAACCCTTTCGGCTCCAGACATGTAATTATACTCTACATTTTAATATCGCATAGACGACGATGATGAAATCTTTAGCGAGTATTTATTCAGTGCTTGTGCTGCTCGGCGTAGAACCCTTACCCCGGTCTGGTGGTATATAAAAAGTTTGATGATTGGTTTGTTTGTGTAATCTGCTTTCGTTTAAATGCTGCGTAATTGACTCCAGGAATGTCCTCTCGGTTTCcttctcttttcctttggcgacaagttttaaaaaaaaaatgaagccaCTTAGTATGACGGTTAAGTGGTATTTCTCCATTGGCAGGTGAAatgtttaggttcgattcttgctaaagatgaatttgaaccatgtTATTGCTAGGTTATTGTGAGGCTTAACTCATTAGTCCACGCTTTATGCGTTGacaatattgtttttttatttttttttatcaaatgattgattttgttatattagatgttagattagttacCGATAAAATTTGAACTCATTCCGTCATGTAAGGACTCAATACTTTATCACCATTGTCTTATCACCATTGTGGTAAATGATTACTTGTAGATAATATGATTTTGTTCAGAAGAGAGTTGTTGAAAAACGAACCAAAATAAGTACACTGGACGAAAATAAAGAAACTTTAGATAGAGCCCTCGACAATGATAGTTTTTTGGTTATCTTCATGTGGTGGTATGACTTGGAAAATGGCAAAACAATCCAAGCCCTCCTCCATTTCCTCCACCAGTTGACTCGGTAACTCAACGAGTCCAAAACCTTTCTGTACCAACTCGCTTAAGCACTCGGCGGTCCACTGCCTGACCTCCGTTGACGCCCAAACCGTAGTACCTCTGCCGCACACGCTCTTCAACGTCTTGGCCAACCCCACCATTTCCTCTTGGTTATAGAACACGTCAGACATCAAAATTAGGTCGAACTCGCTGATTTGACTCGGTGACTCGTCCGATCCCCACACGAGTTCCCTCACCTCGACTCGGTCCCCGAGTCCGTTGGCCTCCACATTCCTCAACAGCCCCGGAAGGAGTGGCCCCATATCCGTGAGAACGACTCGGCTCGCTCCAAGCCGAGCCGCTGTCAGGCCGGGAAGTCCTGCCCCAGCACCGAGCTCGAGGACGGACTTATCTTGGAAGTGAAAGTGGACTGCGCCTTGAGTGGCCATCCAGTTGGATAGGACAATGGCCGAGTCCCAAACCCATAAGCCGGTGAGAGCTCGACCCGTTGTTGAGTCACTGACGTCGTCTAGCTCGTGGATAACTAGGGTTTGGTCTGCAACCTGGATTTGTCTCGTGCCCATATTCTGTCAGCTCTCTTCCTTAATTCACTTGGTAGGTAGTGTTGCTAcgatgttatatatatatatatattagggttttctttgttCTCGTTACTTTCTTTTGACAGAGAATATTTTCTTTGAAGTGGAAGAACTTGGTAACAGTTTAAAGTAAGAACAAAGCTGGTGCATGAGAGTTTGTGCTGGCTGTTGAGGTGTCGGAATATCGGCATCTGAAGCTTGTGCTAAAGCAGTGACTTGGGAAGAAAGCAAGAAGAAGGTTTAGAAAGTTCAACCGATCGGAGGTATAAATGCTTTTAACCACTTGAACGAGCTCAAACATAAATACCGGgggttattttattttattttctagccACCAAATCAAAAGAGAATCTAGGGCTAAATAAAGAGGAGGAGTACGCAGAAGGTGAAAAATGGTGTACGAAAATCACTCCCCAAAACGAATGGCTTGAGCCTTGCTGGGATTTGTAAGCAACAATACACATTTTTGCAATCAACGAAATTGAAGCATCCCTTAGGCTGCTGCGATTCAAAAGTGGATCTTATGCATTGACTTAATGCTTTTGGTCTTCAAGAAAAGTTAAGACAACTAAATAAACATAATAACTGAGGGTTATCAAAACTCCTCAGTAATCAATCCAGTACAACCAGCTTCCGATACCCTTCCCCTTAGATGGCTGCTTCCATGTCAAAGTCGGGGCGAATTTCTCCATCATTGTCCAAGAACAACCTGAGCAAATCGTCGGAGAAGCCATTTAGTACGGTCACCCCTGGATATGTACGAGGCTCCATCCACCTCCTCGGCTCACCATCCTGCATTATCCAATACACAATTTTTGGCACCGCATGTTCATACCCTTTCTCCTTAAACTTGCCCCTGTATGGCCGGATAAGCCTTGTCCCACCGTCTGGCTGTAGCTTCGTCAAAGTATTCAATCCCAGTGAACACAAACACCTTCTTGATCATTTGCTCCGGCTTCAAATTAGCATTCACAGCCTCTTGGAGAATCAAATCAAACACCTGAGGCGACTTACTGAAATTGATTGTCTTTCCTTTCCATGGCTCTTCATTCAGCTCAGACAACAAGAGTGTCCAAGCCACCACCGTGTCAATGGTGTGCCTACAGTTGTATACCGAGGCCGTTTCACACACAGCCAAGCAGTTGTTCAGATTTCCTTGCTTTGAAAAGAAGTGCTCCACCATCGTCTTCCACTGAAGCTCAGCCGCTTGTGCAAAATTCCAGGGATTCGCATAGCTTATGATCTCATGGGGAAGTAAAGCATCGCCTACGATATTGGACTTTTCGGCTTTCACCTTTTCAGTGTACTTCTCAATACTCCAGAACTCACATACACTTACAGAACCTACCTGAGTtcaatataattattttgaCGATGATCTGAAGAAAGATCGTGCCTAGACTGTACTAAAAATTCGTTGGAAAGCCGATCGCAACTGCGGAATCGCAGACGAAAAAAAGAGGGAAATACTTTGAAACTCTTGCTTCAGCAATCGCAagatcaggaaaaaaaaaaccttggaAACCAATTTTACGACCTTCCACAAAACACCGAGAAATC of Malus sylvestris chromosome 6, drMalSylv7.2, whole genome shotgun sequence contains these proteins:
- the LOC126626604 gene encoding uncharacterized protein LOC126626604; translated protein: MGTRQIQVADQTLVIHELDDVSDSTTGRALTGLWVWDSAIVLSNWMATQGAVHFHFQDKSVLELGAGAGLPGLTAARLGASRVVLTDMGPLLPGLLRNVEANGLGDRVEVRELVWGSDESPSQISEFDLILMSDVFYNQEEMVGLAKTLKSVCGRGTTVWASTEVRQWTAECLSELVQKGFGLVELPSQLVEEMEEGLDCFAIFQVIPPHEDNQKTIIVEGSI